Proteins from a genomic interval of Cuculus canorus isolate bCucCan1 chromosome 19, bCucCan1.pri, whole genome shotgun sequence:
- the BBLN gene encoding bublin coiled-coil protein isoform X5, whose translation MAGPNGDPHVAGGDSDGNDDDGDSFGEEEYAAINSMLDQINSCLEHLEEKNDYLHASLKELLESNRQTRLEFQQQSFLLLQP comes from the exons ATGGCGGGGCCGAACGGGGACCCGCACGTGGCCGGGGGCGACAGCGACGGCAACGACGACGACGGGGACAGCTTCGGGGAGGAAG aaTACGCAGCAATAAATTCTATGCTGGACCAGATCAACTCCTGCTTGGAacacctggaggagaagaatgaTTATCTACATGCAAGCTTGAAAGAACTCCTGGAGTCCAACCGCCAGACTCGCCTCGAGTTCCAGCAACAGA GTTTTCTTCTTCTACAACCGTGA
- the BBLN gene encoding bublin coiled-coil protein isoform X2 has protein sequence MAGPNGDPHVAGGDSDGNDDDGDSFGEEEYAAINSMLDQINSCLEHLEEKNDYLHASLKELLESNRQTRLEFQQQSEQQNMETDAQGSQPPA, from the exons ATGGCGGGGCCGAACGGGGACCCGCACGTGGCCGGGGGCGACAGCGACGGCAACGACGACGACGGGGACAGCTTCGGGGAGGAAG aaTACGCAGCAATAAATTCTATGCTGGACCAGATCAACTCCTGCTTGGAacacctggaggagaagaatgaTTATCTACATGCAAGCTTGAAAGAACTCCTGGAGTCCAACCGCCAGACTCGCCTCGAGTTCCAGCAACAGAGTGAGCAGCAGAACATGGAGACGGATGCACAggggtcacagcctcctgcCTAG
- the BBLN gene encoding bublin coiled-coil protein isoform X3 yields MAGPNGDPHVAGGDSDGNDDDGDSFGEEEYAAINSMLDQINSCLEHLEEKNDYLHASLKELLESNRQTRLEFQQQSHSICPRVCIFKRKLF; encoded by the exons ATGGCGGGGCCGAACGGGGACCCGCACGTGGCCGGGGGCGACAGCGACGGCAACGACGACGACGGGGACAGCTTCGGGGAGGAAG aaTACGCAGCAATAAATTCTATGCTGGACCAGATCAACTCCTGCTTGGAacacctggaggagaagaatgaTTATCTACATGCAAGCTTGAAAGAACTCCTGGAGTCCAACCGCCAGACTCGCCTCGAGTTCCAGCAACAGA GTCACAGTATTTGTCCAAGAGTGTGCATCTTCAAAAGGAAACTGTTCTGA